From a region of the Vicingus serpentipes genome:
- a CDS encoding murein hydrolase activator EnvC family protein: MSKFNKHILGCLAIICSLFFSLNTNAQSKNDLEAKKKLLQKEISLTNKLLNETRKNKELSLDELLKLKSKINARAGLISALNAELRMYNNEIKKNTDEIAFLQNDLSKLKEEYAKMIYYAYVHKGSFEKIMFVFASNSFNQAYKRLKYIQQYSTYRKSQAKNIVKTQESLKQKITELDQAKQEKGAIISLEEQEKQKLAVEQVEREGAVKQLQGKEQELKQELAKKQAAAQKLQKAIQKIIEDEIRKAREAAKKAGNTSKGFPMTPEALKLSNSFAANKGKLPWPVMEGVITDRFGQHPHPVLTGIVINNNGIDISTTKGAIARAIFDGEVSSVAIIPGEGKVVMIRHGEYLSVYSYMTEVFVKKGDKVSTKQHLGVLVNESGASKTDVHLEIWKGMTKLNPEYWIFRK, from the coding sequence ATGAGCAAATTCAATAAACATATTCTTGGATGCTTGGCAATTATTTGCTCACTATTTTTTAGTTTAAATACTAATGCTCAGTCCAAAAATGATTTAGAGGCTAAAAAGAAGTTGCTTCAGAAAGAAATTTCGCTAACGAACAAATTGTTAAACGAAACACGAAAAAACAAAGAGCTTTCATTAGACGAGTTATTGAAATTAAAGAGTAAAATTAATGCTCGTGCAGGATTGATTTCAGCTTTAAATGCTGAACTTAGAATGTACAATAATGAGATTAAGAAAAACACAGATGAAATAGCTTTTTTGCAAAATGATTTATCAAAGCTAAAAGAGGAGTATGCTAAAATGATTTACTATGCATATGTCCATAAGGGTTCTTTTGAAAAGATTATGTTTGTATTTGCTTCAAATAGTTTTAATCAAGCTTATAAGCGATTAAAGTATATTCAGCAATATTCAACATACCGAAAAAGTCAAGCAAAAAATATTGTAAAAACACAAGAATCGCTAAAACAAAAAATAACAGAATTAGACCAAGCAAAGCAAGAAAAAGGTGCTATAATTTCTTTAGAAGAACAAGAGAAACAAAAATTAGCTGTTGAGCAAGTAGAGAGAGAGGGTGCTGTAAAACAGCTTCAAGGAAAGGAGCAAGAGTTAAAGCAAGAATTAGCTAAAAAGCAAGCTGCAGCTCAAAAATTACAAAAAGCGATACAAAAAATTATTGAAGACGAGATTAGAAAAGCTCGTGAAGCAGCTAAAAAAGCTGGAAATACTTCAAAAGGTTTCCCTATGACTCCAGAAGCATTAAAACTTTCAAATTCTTTTGCTGCCAATAAAGGCAAGTTACCTTGGCCAGTTATGGAGGGAGTTATTACTGATCGTTTTGGTCAACATCCACACCCAGTTTTAACAGGAATTGTAATAAACAATAATGGTATTGATATTAGTACAACAAAAGGAGCAATAGCTAGAGCAATTTTTGATGGTGAAGTTAGTTCTGTGGCCATTATTCCTGGAGAAGGAAAAGTTGTAATGATTAGACATGGAGAATACTTGAGTGTTTATTCATATATGACTGAAGTTTTTGTTAAGAAAGGAGATAAAGTAAGTACAAAACAACATTTGGGAGTTTTAGTTAATGAGTCGGGAGCATCAAAAACGGATGTCCATCTTGAAATATGGAAAGGAATGACCAAGCTTAACCCTGAATATTGGATTTTTAGAAAATAG
- the dut gene encoding dUTP diphosphatase: protein MDIKIVNKSNHPLPTYGTEASAGVDLRANISESITLKPLERTLVKTGLFIELPIGYEAQVRPRSGLAYKNGVTVLNTPGTIDADYRGEIGVILVNLSNEEFTIENGERVAQLVIAKHEQAEWKLVEELSDTERGAGGFGSTGKK from the coding sequence ATGGATATTAAAATAGTCAATAAGTCAAATCATCCTTTACCAACTTATGGTACCGAAGCTTCTGCTGGAGTTGATTTAAGAGCAAATATATCAGAATCAATTACACTTAAACCTTTAGAAAGAACACTCGTTAAAACAGGTCTTTTTATAGAGTTACCAATAGGTTATGAAGCACAAGTAAGACCAAGAAGTGGTTTAGCATATAAAAATGGAGTAACCGTTTTAAATACTCCAGGAACAATAGATGCTGATTACCGAGGCGAAATTGGTGTGATTTTGGTAAACCTTTCAAATGAAGAATTTACAATAGAAAATGGAGAAAGAGTAGCGCAGTTGGTGATTGCTAAACATGAGCAAGCAGAATGGAAATTAGTTGAAGAACTTTCAGACACCGAAAGAGGTGCTGGAGGATTTGGTAGTACAGGGAAAAAATAA
- a CDS encoding tetratricopeptide repeat protein — MKIFFYIFSFFILFFIGCSAPKSVENNSSQPKKTKSKSLSELSEKERMNYDFMFHNANKERILGNYQIAAGLFSKCIEIAPDEPAAYYEVAKIFDFAEQKQLALDNAQRSVEIDGENYWYRYFYAYALQKNGDTENAIKQYQKLVEKNPENVELYYDLAGMQLYVGQYQEAIKSYNSLEEKMGISEEISLQKQKVYIKLNNIDKAAEELKALINEYPEETKFQGYLADMYLANNLNDKAFEIYQQILEKDSTDNFSHLGLYDYYRNIGEKEKAYNEIKQVFESEDFDIDSKMQILLSYFSYTENDSELKKEAFDLNKILIKTHPSEAKAYTIYADFLYREKKVESAKENYLKAIELDSSKFAIWSQVLLIDAELQNYDDLLAHSKPAIDLFPNQPMFYFFYGVANMQKKNYQEAADYFVLGKDFVLDNPPLLAQFYANLGDSYYQLKQHKESDEAYEKALEIEPRNIFVLNNYGYYLSLREEHLERAEELSALANEIEPNQPNYEDTYAWILYKQGKYIAAKEWLEKAIANGGDKNAVILEHLGDVHAKLNNIEKALEFWNLAKTQGEGSDLLNKKIEDKKLYE, encoded by the coding sequence ATGAAAATATTCTTCTACATTTTCTCGTTTTTTATCCTCTTTTTTATAGGATGTTCAGCACCTAAAAGTGTAGAAAATAATTCAAGTCAACCTAAAAAAACAAAAAGCAAAAGCCTTTCTGAACTTTCTGAAAAGGAAAGAATGAATTATGATTTTATGTTTCATAATGCAAACAAAGAAAGAATATTAGGCAACTATCAAATCGCTGCTGGTTTGTTTAGTAAATGTATTGAAATAGCACCAGATGAGCCTGCTGCATATTATGAAGTAGCTAAGATTTTTGATTTTGCTGAGCAGAAACAATTAGCTTTAGACAATGCTCAAAGGTCTGTTGAAATAGATGGAGAGAACTATTGGTACCGTTATTTTTATGCTTACGCTTTACAGAAAAATGGAGACACAGAAAACGCAATAAAGCAATATCAAAAACTTGTTGAAAAAAACCCTGAAAATGTTGAGTTGTATTATGATTTAGCTGGTATGCAGCTATACGTTGGACAATACCAAGAAGCAATAAAAAGCTATAATAGCTTGGAAGAAAAAATGGGTATTTCAGAAGAAATATCGCTACAAAAACAAAAGGTTTATATAAAGTTAAATAACATTGATAAGGCTGCAGAAGAATTAAAAGCATTAATTAATGAGTACCCAGAAGAAACTAAATTTCAAGGGTATTTGGCTGATATGTATTTAGCAAACAATTTAAATGATAAGGCGTTTGAAATCTATCAGCAAATTTTAGAAAAAGATTCTACTGATAATTTTTCACATTTAGGGCTTTATGATTATTACCGAAACATTGGTGAAAAAGAAAAAGCATATAATGAAATAAAGCAAGTTTTTGAAAGTGAAGATTTTGATATAGACTCTAAAATGCAAATTTTACTATCTTATTTTTCTTACACTGAAAATGATTCAGAACTAAAAAAAGAAGCATTTGATTTAAACAAAATTTTAATAAAAACACATCCTTCGGAAGCTAAAGCATATACGATATATGCTGATTTTTTATATCGTGAAAAAAAGGTTGAAAGTGCTAAAGAAAATTATTTAAAAGCAATTGAATTAGATAGTTCTAAGTTTGCTATTTGGAGTCAAGTGTTGTTAATTGATGCAGAGTTACAGAACTATGATGATTTATTAGCTCATAGTAAACCTGCAATTGATTTATTCCCAAATCAACCAATGTTTTACTTCTTTTATGGTGTTGCAAATATGCAAAAGAAGAATTATCAAGAAGCAGCTGATTATTTTGTTCTAGGTAAAGATTTTGTTCTAGATAATCCTCCTTTATTGGCTCAGTTTTATGCAAATTTAGGAGATAGTTATTATCAATTAAAACAACATAAAGAGTCAGATGAAGCTTATGAAAAAGCATTAGAAATTGAGCCAAGAAATATTTTTGTACTCAATAACTATGGTTACTATTTATCACTTAGGGAAGAGCATTTAGAAAGAGCTGAAGAATTATCTGCTTTAGCAAATGAAATAGAACCAAACCAACCTAACTACGAAGATACTTATGCTTGGATTTTATACAAACAAGGAAAATATATTGCTGCTAAAGAATGGCTAGAAAAAGCGATTGCAAATGGAGGAGATAAAAATGCTGTAATTCTTGAACACCTTGGTGATGTCCATGCCAAATTAAATAATATAGAAAAAGCATTAGAGTTTTGGAATTTAGCTAAAACGCAAGGCGAAGGCTCAGATTTACTGAACAAAAAAATTGAAGATAAAAAGCTGTATGAATAA
- a CDS encoding DUF4292 domain-containing protein: MNKLFHIKYSILFLFIFFYACKPQEEIVKNKIEHHTTKELVDSLSKNEFNFGSLSAKAEIEFIDEKSTSFKAHLRIQKDSVIWISITPVLGIEIARVMITQDSVMLMNRVKSEYFKGDFEYINKMFNVEFDFEMLQSLLIGNSLEFEKNEKLKTAIDRKTNRYFIGTEKKRKVKKDIKKEKEKIKEQSQAIWLIPKTYKIVELLILDPNKDQSLNAIFSKHTDLNNQLFPYKLAFNIQSKKQLKINVDYSKITLDKEQSYSFKIPSKYEQIQ; encoded by the coding sequence ATGAATAAGCTGTTTCATATTAAATATTCTATTCTTTTTTTGTTTATATTTTTTTATGCATGTAAACCGCAAGAAGAAATAGTTAAAAATAAAATAGAGCATCATACCACTAAAGAGTTAGTGGATTCATTAAGTAAAAATGAATTTAATTTTGGTTCGCTTTCTGCAAAAGCAGAAATTGAATTTATTGATGAGAAGTCAACTTCTTTTAAAGCGCACCTTAGAATTCAAAAAGACAGTGTGATATGGATTTCAATTACACCAGTTTTAGGAATAGAAATAGCGAGAGTAATGATTACTCAAGATTCAGTAATGTTAATGAACAGAGTAAAGTCAGAATATTTTAAGGGTGATTTCGAATACATTAATAAAATGTTTAATGTAGAGTTTGATTTTGAAATGCTTCAATCATTATTGATTGGTAATAGTTTAGAATTTGAAAAAAATGAAAAACTTAAGACTGCAATAGACCGTAAAACTAACCGTTATTTTATAGGAACCGAGAAGAAACGAAAAGTAAAAAAAGACATTAAAAAAGAGAAGGAAAAAATAAAAGAGCAATCTCAGGCAATATGGTTAATTCCTAAAACCTATAAAATTGTTGAATTGTTAATCTTAGACCCTAATAAAGACCAATCATTAAATGCTATTTTTTCTAAGCACACTGATTTAAACAATCAATTGTTTCCTTATAAATTAGCTTTTAATATACAGTCTAAAAAGCAACTTAAAATTAATGTTGACTATAGTAAAATAACATTAGATAAAGAGCAAAGTTATTCGTTTAAAATCCCATCTAAGTATGAGCAAATTCAATAA
- a CDS encoding sugar phosphate nucleotidyltransferase gives MKIIVPMAGRGSRLRPHTLTVPKPLVPVAGKPIVQRLVEDITKVCGEPVDEIAFIIGDFGDQVEKDLIAVAEGLGAKGSIYHQEEALGTAHAILCAKDSLQGNVVVAFADTLFRADFTLDSSADGIIWVNQIDDPSAFGVVKLNEQNVITDFVEKPVEFVSDLAIIGIYYFKDGAYLKNELQYLIDNDIKEKGEYQLTNALENMKQKGTKFVPGKVNEWLDCGNYKATVYTNQRVLEHIKNENIVDASLKNEGSKIIEPCFIGKNVVLKNATIGPHVSIGDNSMIENSTITNTIIQTNTTITDSTLNNSMIGNFVKISNNAQELSIGDYNEIN, from the coding sequence ATGAAAATTATAGTGCCAATGGCAGGAAGAGGTTCACGCTTAAGACCTCATACATTAACAGTTCCAAAACCGTTAGTTCCAGTAGCTGGAAAACCAATAGTTCAACGATTAGTTGAAGATATTACAAAAGTTTGCGGAGAACCAGTTGATGAAATAGCTTTTATTATCGGTGATTTTGGCGATCAAGTAGAAAAAGACTTAATTGCTGTTGCAGAAGGATTAGGGGCAAAAGGAAGTATTTATCACCAAGAAGAAGCTTTAGGAACAGCACATGCAATACTTTGTGCTAAAGATAGCTTGCAAGGCAATGTTGTAGTAGCGTTTGCCGATACATTATTTAGAGCAGATTTTACATTAGATAGTAGTGCTGATGGTATTATTTGGGTGAATCAAATTGATGATCCAAGTGCTTTTGGTGTTGTTAAACTTAACGAACAAAATGTAATTACTGATTTTGTTGAAAAACCAGTTGAGTTTGTTTCTGATTTAGCAATCATTGGAATTTACTATTTTAAAGACGGAGCGTATTTAAAAAACGAATTACAATATTTAATTGATAACGACATTAAAGAAAAGGGAGAATATCAATTAACCAATGCTTTAGAGAACATGAAGCAAAAAGGAACGAAATTTGTTCCTGGGAAGGTGAATGAATGGCTCGATTGTGGTAATTATAAAGCTACAGTTTATACAAACCAAAGGGTTTTAGAGCATATTAAAAATGAAAATATTGTTGATGCTTCACTAAAAAATGAAGGTTCAAAGATAATAGAACCTTGTTTTATTGGTAAAAATGTTGTTTTGAAAAACGCAACAATTGGGCCTCATGTTTCTATTGGAGATAATTCGATGATTGAAAATTCAACCATAACTAATACAATAATTCAAACAAACACAACAATTACTGATTCTACATTAAACAATTCAATGATTGGAAATTTTGTAAAAATTAGTAATAATGCTCAAGAATTAAGCATTGGCGATTATAACGAAATAAACTAA